From Proteiniborus sp. MB09-C3, the proteins below share one genomic window:
- the spoVG gene encoding septation regulator SpoVG, translating to MKVTDVRVRKVNNEGKMKAIVSVTFDDEFVVHDIKIIEGQNGLFIAMPSRKMADGEFRDIAHPINSETRNAIQEAVFAEYEKAMIE from the coding sequence ATGAAGGTAACAGACGTAAGAGTCAGAAAAGTTAACAATGAGGGAAAAATGAAAGCTATAGTTTCAGTTACATTCGATGATGAATTTGTAGTACATGACATTAAGATTATAGAAGGGCAGAATGGATTATTTATTGCTATGCCTAGTAGAAAGATGGCTGATGGGGAGTTTAGGGATATAGCTCATCCAATTAATTCAGAGACAAGAAATGCTATACAAGAAGCAGTTTTTGCTGAGTACGAAAAAGCAATGATTGAGTAA
- the glmU gene encoding bifunctional UDP-N-acetylglucosamine diphosphorylase/glucosamine-1-phosphate N-acetyltransferase GlmU: MIFSIILAAGEGTRMKSKLPKVMHKICGKPLLSHVINTAKASGIDKNIVIVGNGSDLVQKGIEEEVFFVEQPIGEGVPYGTGFAVMQAKDYIEDDSHVIILYGDTPLITSETINNTIEFHKKGNYEATVLSADFDDPTGYGRIIRDSNGNVTSIVEHKDASEEERNIKEINSGIYCFNGKSLKLALDRLDSNNAQNEYYITDAIKILNDLGLKVGGYKILDKEEIFGINSRIQLAEAEKVMRKRINNAHMANGVTIINPDNTYIDADVKIERDTIIYPGVIIEGKSNIGEDCIIGQNSRIVDSHVGNEVDIQISTILESKIGDNAHIGPYAYLRPNSEIGKNVKIGDFVEVKNSKIEDNSKASHLSYIGDAYVGKGVNIGCGVVFVNYDGKEKHKTIVQDNAFIGCNTNLVSPVEVEEGAYIAAGSTITERVPKESLSIARARQVNKEGWVKKKGLKK, from the coding sequence ATGATTTTTTCTATTATACTTGCAGCAGGAGAAGGTACGAGAATGAAATCGAAGCTTCCAAAGGTTATGCATAAAATCTGTGGGAAGCCATTATTAAGTCATGTAATAAATACTGCTAAAGCCTCTGGTATAGATAAAAACATAGTTATAGTAGGTAATGGCAGTGACCTTGTGCAGAAGGGCATTGAAGAAGAAGTATTTTTTGTAGAACAACCTATAGGAGAAGGGGTACCGTATGGAACTGGATTTGCTGTTATGCAGGCCAAAGACTATATAGAAGATGACAGCCATGTTATTATTTTATATGGTGATACTCCCCTAATTACTAGTGAAACAATAAATAACACTATTGAGTTTCATAAAAAAGGCAATTATGAGGCAACCGTTTTAAGTGCTGATTTTGATGACCCTACAGGCTATGGAAGAATAATAAGAGACAGTAACGGAAATGTAACCAGCATAGTTGAACATAAAGATGCAAGTGAGGAAGAAAGAAATATTAAAGAAATCAATTCAGGAATTTATTGCTTTAATGGTAAGAGTTTAAAGCTGGCATTAGATAGATTAGACAGTAATAATGCTCAAAATGAATATTATATTACGGATGCAATAAAAATACTTAATGATTTAGGATTAAAGGTTGGAGGATATAAAATCCTAGATAAGGAAGAAATTTTTGGAATAAATTCTAGAATACAGCTTGCTGAGGCTGAAAAAGTCATGAGAAAAAGAATTAATAATGCTCATATGGCTAATGGAGTCACTATTATAAATCCTGATAATACTTATATTGATGCAGATGTGAAAATAGAAAGAGACACTATAATATATCCTGGTGTTATTATTGAAGGCAAGAGCAATATTGGAGAGGATTGTATCATAGGACAGAACAGTAGAATTGTAGATAGTCATGTAGGAAATGAAGTAGACATTCAGATATCAACAATTTTGGAAAGTAAAATAGGAGATAATGCACATATTGGTCCTTATGCATATCTTAGACCGAATAGCGAGATTGGAAAGAATGTAAAAATAGGGGACTTTGTAGAGGTTAAAAATTCAAAGATAGAAGATAATTCAAAAGCTTCTCACCTTTCATACATTGGCGATGCATATGTAGGAAAAGGTGTTAATATAGGCTGCGGAGTAGTATTTGTAAACTATGATGGCAAGGAAAAGCATAAGACAATAGTACAGGATAATGCCTTTATAGGGTGTAATACTAATCTTGTATCGCCTGTAGAAGTAGAAGAAGGAGCTTATATTGCAGCAGGCTCTACTATCACAGAAAGAGTACCAAAGGAAAGTCTTTCTATAGCAAGAGCTAGGCAAGTAAATAAAGAGGGTTGGGTTAAAAAGAAAGGTTTAAAAAAATAA
- a CDS encoding ribose-phosphate pyrophosphokinase encodes MNISGRDLKIFTGNANKELAERICTELGETLGNSEVGVFSDGEISVNIGETVRGYDVFVIQPTCPPVNESLMELLIMIDALKRASAGRINAVVPYYGYARQDRKAKARDPITAKLVADLLEVSGPDRIITMDLHAAQIQGYFDIPVDHLLGGPILAQYCKKNLVGDTVIVSPDVGGVQRARNFASILDLPIAIIEKRRPKANVSEVMNVIGDIEGKDAIIVDDIIDTAGSMTKAASVLKDFGAKRVFACCTHAVLSGPAIERIQNSVIEKLVVTDTIPLTEEKKIDKIEVVSVASIIAEAIRRIYRNESVSRIFD; translated from the coding sequence ATGAACATTAGTGGAAGAGACTTAAAGATTTTCACGGGCAATGCGAATAAGGAGCTAGCAGAAAGAATATGCACTGAGCTCGGTGAAACTTTAGGAAACAGTGAGGTTGGTGTATTCAGTGACGGAGAAATTTCTGTGAATATAGGTGAAACGGTAAGAGGATATGATGTATTCGTTATTCAGCCTACATGTCCGCCTGTAAATGAAAGTTTGATGGAGCTTTTAATAATGATTGATGCACTTAAAAGAGCCTCTGCTGGTAGAATAAATGCTGTAGTTCCTTACTATGGATATGCAAGACAAGATAGAAAGGCTAAAGCAAGAGACCCTATAACAGCTAAGCTTGTCGCTGATCTTCTTGAAGTATCTGGACCAGATAGAATAATAACTATGGATCTGCATGCTGCTCAGATACAGGGATATTTTGACATACCAGTTGACCATCTGCTAGGAGGACCTATACTTGCACAATACTGCAAGAAAAACTTAGTAGGTGATACAGTCATAGTATCACCTGATGTTGGTGGCGTTCAAAGAGCAAGGAACTTTGCTAGTATTTTAGACTTACCTATTGCAATTATTGAAAAGAGAAGGCCAAAGGCAAATGTGTCAGAGGTTATGAATGTAATAGGAGATATTGAAGGAAAAGATGCTATAATAGTTGACGATATTATTGATACAGCTGGTTCTATGACTAAGGCTGCAAGTGTATTAAAAGATTTTGGAGCTAAGAGAGTTTTTGCATGCTGTACTCATGCAGTATTATCAGGCCCTGCTATTGAGAGAATACAAAATTCTGTTATAGAGAAACTAGTGGTTACAGATACAATTCCATTAACAGAGGAAAAGAAAATAGATAAAATAGAAGTAGTATCAGTGGCATCTATTATAGCAGAGGCAATAAGAAGAATATACAGAAATGAGTCCGTTAGCAGAATATTCGATTAG
- the pth gene encoding aminoacyl-tRNA hydrolase: MYAVIGLGNPGSKYKGTRHNVGFDTIDCIAQRNNVKITKIKFKAVYGETQIGGEKVLLVKPQTYMNRSGESVLEVYNFFKIPLENIIVILDDVDIKFGSLRIRTKGSAGTHNGMKSIIYLLQSDNFPRVKIGVGKPNEHQDLADFVLSGFSKDDRICVDSTIEQAAKAVEKIITNGINTAMNEFNINIDSPGI, translated from the coding sequence TTGTATGCAGTAATAGGGCTGGGCAACCCTGGCAGTAAATATAAAGGAACCAGACATAATGTGGGTTTCGATACAATAGACTGTATTGCCCAGAGAAATAATGTAAAGATTACTAAGATCAAGTTCAAAGCAGTGTATGGAGAGACACAAATAGGCGGCGAAAAGGTACTGCTGGTAAAGCCACAGACTTATATGAATAGAAGTGGAGAAAGCGTTTTAGAAGTATATAATTTCTTTAAGATACCACTAGAAAATATTATTGTGATATTAGATGATGTAGACATAAAATTTGGCTCACTAAGGATAAGGACAAAAGGAAGTGCAGGCACTCATAATGGGATGAAATCTATCATATACCTGCTTCAAAGTGATAATTTTCCAAGGGTTAAAATTGGCGTAGGTAAACCTAATGAGCATCAGGATTTAGCAGATTTTGTACTAAGCGGTTTCTCGAAGGATGATAGAATATGTGTAGACAGTACTATTGAACAAGCTGCCAAAGCAGTTGAAAAGATTATCACAAATGGTATAAATACTGCAATGAATGAGTTTAATATAAATATTGATAGCCCAGGCATATAA
- the mfd gene encoding transcription-repair coupling factor, whose amino-acid sequence MELNMFIDSLKNLSSYDQLLNEINKKSSPIALHGLSEENIAHISYGLNKHLNRQILIITYDDMRAKKIVEDLSFFSRENSELFPTKEVVLYDIDAHSHEVSNHRVKVMDRLIQGENIAVVSSIHAIMNKIMAKDLIRKYTIDIKLGQTIDLNQLSKTFVVQGYERVDMVEGVGQFSIRGGIIDLFSVNSQNPFRIELFDDEIDSIRIFDLKSQRSIENLSNIHIPPIKEILILDGEMESIINGIEGDLNTSIKKLQKKGETEIIDNLTEKFRYYIDRLSNGLSIGNIDLLVPYLKQNISNIIEYFKNDSLVIIDEPQRIEESIKGLKQDFINRYTDQFERGEVLSKHQDIYHTYDTILDNISKMTCITTTNLLKNNPRFKPKAIINFTIKSMQSFHNKIEILSDELKHFKYRGYKTIILSGTKERGIRLAQNLLENNIECSYVDDASREIKSGQVFITAGSISRGFEYSNLKLAIISDKEVFGTYKKARSVKTRKDTAKIASFTDLNIGDYVVHETHGIGKYVGVEQLTVQGVRKDYLSVKYSGEDKLYVPIDQMNLIQKYIGSDTTEPKVNKLGSSEWAKTKTKVKKAIEDMAADLIKLYASRQTIKGYRFSHDTPWQKQFEDAFSYEETDDQLRCIEEIKRDMEKDRPMDRLLCGDVGYGKTEVALRAAFKAIMDGKQVAILVPTTILAQQHYNTIIERFSQFPVKAEMLSRFRTPNQQKKIINDLKSGNLDIVVGTHRLLSKDVKYKDLGLLVIDEEQRFGVKHKESIKVIKESIDVLTLTATPIPRTLHMSLIGIRDMSVIEEPPEERYPVQTYVVEYNDQLMRDAIIRELNREGQIYYLYNRVQNIQQFASKVKSLVPDARVAIGHGQMSERELERVMMDFLNRETDVLVCTTIIETGLDIPNVNTIIINDADKMGLSQLYQLRGRVGRSNRVASAYFTYEKDKVLTEVAEKRLKAIKEFTEFGSGFKIAMRDLEIRGAGNLLGSEQHGQMAAIGYDLYVKFLDETIKKLKGKQGEEAVETTIELNVDGYIPKKYIENEEQKVEIYKRIASIMNKQDYSDVLEEIIDRFGEIPNEVTNLLKISYIKSLCSKAKIVSVSQNDQIIKLEFKSLESITPDLINELVLSYGRRMTFDLSKNPNFKYKLTGKSQESILKELEKVIEKISSFHMDTNNI is encoded by the coding sequence ATGGAATTAAATATGTTTATAGACAGTTTAAAGAATCTGTCTTCATATGACCAATTATTGAATGAAATAAATAAAAAATCCTCACCAATTGCCTTACATGGATTATCAGAGGAGAATATAGCCCATATATCGTATGGGCTAAATAAGCACTTAAATAGACAGATACTTATAATAACCTATGATGATATGAGAGCAAAAAAAATAGTAGAGGACTTAAGCTTTTTTAGTAGAGAAAATAGCGAATTATTTCCCACAAAGGAAGTAGTTCTTTATGATATTGATGCTCATAGTCATGAAGTATCAAACCATAGAGTAAAAGTTATGGATAGACTTATCCAGGGCGAAAACATAGCTGTGGTATCATCTATTCATGCCATAATGAACAAGATAATGGCAAAAGATTTGATTAGGAAATATACAATTGATATTAAATTGGGGCAGACTATTGATTTGAACCAGCTATCAAAAACCTTTGTAGTCCAAGGCTATGAAAGGGTGGACATGGTAGAAGGAGTAGGACAGTTTAGTATAAGAGGAGGCATTATTGACCTTTTTTCAGTCAATTCTCAAAATCCTTTTAGGATTGAACTATTTGATGATGAAATAGATTCAATAAGAATATTTGATTTAAAAAGTCAAAGATCAATTGAAAATTTATCTAATATTCACATTCCGCCAATTAAAGAGATTCTAATTTTAGATGGAGAGATGGAGAGTATCATCAATGGCATTGAAGGTGATTTAAACACATCTATCAAAAAGCTTCAAAAAAAGGGAGAAACAGAAATAATTGATAATCTGACTGAAAAGTTTAGATATTATATAGATAGATTATCAAATGGACTAAGTATAGGAAATATTGACTTACTAGTACCTTACTTGAAACAAAATATTTCTAATATTATTGAATACTTCAAAAATGACTCGCTGGTCATAATAGACGAACCGCAGAGAATAGAAGAAAGCATTAAGGGTCTTAAACAGGATTTCATAAATAGATACACTGATCAATTTGAGAGAGGAGAAGTATTATCGAAGCATCAGGATATATACCATACCTATGATACTATTTTAGACAATATATCTAAAATGACTTGCATCACTACAACAAATCTTTTAAAAAATAATCCTAGATTTAAACCTAAGGCTATAATCAATTTCACTATAAAGAGTATGCAGTCCTTTCATAATAAGATTGAGATTTTATCGGATGAGCTTAAGCATTTTAAATATAGAGGATATAAGACCATAATACTTTCTGGCACTAAAGAAAGAGGGATTAGGCTAGCACAAAACCTTTTAGAAAACAATATCGAATGTAGCTATGTAGATGATGCCTCTAGGGAAATCAAATCAGGACAGGTATTTATAACTGCTGGGAGCATAAGCAGAGGATTTGAATATTCAAACCTAAAGCTTGCAATTATAAGCGATAAAGAAGTGTTTGGGACATATAAAAAGGCAAGATCAGTAAAGACAAGAAAGGATACTGCTAAGATTGCATCCTTTACAGATTTAAATATAGGGGATTATGTAGTGCATGAAACCCATGGTATAGGAAAATATGTTGGAGTAGAGCAATTAACAGTGCAGGGAGTACGAAAGGACTATTTATCAGTAAAGTATTCAGGTGAAGATAAGCTTTATGTGCCAATAGATCAAATGAATCTAATTCAAAAATATATTGGTTCAGATACAACTGAGCCTAAGGTAAATAAGCTTGGCAGCAGTGAATGGGCAAAAACTAAGACAAAGGTTAAAAAAGCCATAGAAGATATGGCAGCAGATTTGATTAAGCTTTATGCTTCCAGACAAACTATTAAGGGATATAGGTTTTCTCATGATACTCCATGGCAAAAACAATTTGAAGATGCTTTTTCATATGAGGAAACCGATGATCAATTAAGATGTATAGAGGAAATCAAAAGAGATATGGAAAAAGATAGACCTATGGATAGATTGTTATGTGGAGATGTGGGCTATGGAAAGACTGAGGTGGCTTTGAGGGCTGCATTTAAGGCAATAATGGATGGCAAACAGGTGGCTATTTTAGTACCCACAACCATATTAGCTCAGCAGCATTATAATACAATAATCGAGAGATTTAGCCAGTTTCCTGTAAAAGCTGAGATGTTAAGCAGATTTAGAACACCAAATCAGCAAAAGAAAATAATAAATGACTTAAAAAGCGGAAATCTTGATATTGTAGTTGGAACTCACAGACTTCTATCAAAAGATGTAAAATATAAGGATTTAGGATTATTGGTCATAGATGAAGAGCAAAGATTTGGGGTTAAGCATAAGGAATCAATTAAAGTAATAAAGGAGAGTATAGATGTCCTTACCCTAACAGCTACTCCTATACCGAGAACTCTTCATATGTCTTTAATAGGTATTAGAGATATGAGTGTCATTGAAGAACCCCCAGAGGAGAGATACCCTGTACAGACATATGTTGTTGAATACAACGACCAGCTAATGAGAGATGCTATTATTAGAGAACTCAATAGGGAAGGACAGATTTATTATCTTTATAATAGAGTTCAAAATATTCAACAGTTTGCTTCTAAGGTAAAAAGCTTAGTTCCTGATGCCAGGGTAGCCATTGGTCATGGGCAGATGAGTGAGAGAGAGCTTGAAAGAGTAATGATGGATTTTCTTAATAGAGAGACAGATGTGTTGGTATGTACGACCATTATTGAGACAGGTCTTGACATACCTAATGTAAACACAATAATCATAAATGATGCTGACAAAATGGGACTTTCTCAATTATATCAGTTAAGAGGCAGGGTAGGGCGTTCTAACAGAGTAGCCTCCGCCTACTTTACTTATGAGAAGGATAAAGTGTTAACTGAGGTTGCAGAGAAGAGGTTAAAAGCAATAAAGGAGTTTACTGAGTTTGGCTCTGGATTTAAAATAGCAATGAGAGACTTGGAAATCAGAGGAGCAGGCAACTTGCTGGGCTCAGAACAGCATGGTCAAATGGCTGCCATAGGCTATGATCTATATGTTAAATTCCTAGATGAGACTATAAAGAAACTTAAAGGAAAACAAGGGGAAGAAGCAGTAGAGACTACTATAGAACTTAATGTAGACGGATATATACCTAAAAAATACATCGAAAACGAGGAACAGAAAGTAGAAATATATAAGAGAATTGCATCTATTATGAATAAGCAGGATTATTCAGATGTCTTAGAGGAAATAATAGACAGATTTGGCGAAATACCAAATGAAGTGACAAATCTATTAAAGATATCATATATCAAATCTCTTTGCAGTAAGGCAAAGATAGTTTCTGTATCTCAAAATGATCAAATTATAAAGCTAGAATTTAAATCGCTAGAAAGCATTACTCCTGATTTGATAAATGAATTAGTCTTGTCCTATGGCAGAAGAATGACATTTGATTTATCTAAAAACCCAAATTTCAAATATAAGCTTACAGGCAAGTCACAAGAGAGCATATTGAAAGAGTTAGAGAAGGTAATTGAAAAAATTAGTAGTTTTCATATGGATACAAATAATATATAA
- a CDS encoding peptidylprolyl isomerase: protein MQFRINRKIILITAAIFILSMVLNGCNASKEDSVAIVNGKIISKSEFGINFDINKKMYENQLGSDIMSKDMGKGKTFEEELKQVVLDNLIVENVILQDAEKQKITVKDKEVDEAIDQFIVSVGGKEKLKEFLKQNSMTEDYMEKRMRTEMIIDKYRNHFFESIISDEDVKKQYEENKDSYVSIRASHILVKTEKEANDILKRINSGESFEELTKLSTEPGAEARKGDLGYFTKGKMVPEFEKAVFELKPGEISDVVKTEFGYHIIKLTDIKDSFEEVKDNVLADLQNKESAKFDQKVKELRDNAKIEILMNTEVPKSDEENKAQDSDQDKGQDNTENE from the coding sequence TTGCAATTTAGAATAAATAGAAAAATAATATTAATTACAGCAGCTATATTCATATTATCTATGGTACTAAATGGTTGCAATGCATCAAAAGAAGATTCAGTTGCAATAGTTAATGGAAAGATTATATCAAAATCTGAATTTGGAATTAATTTCGATATAAATAAAAAAATGTATGAAAATCAGTTAGGATCAGATATTATGTCAAAGGATATGGGAAAAGGAAAAACCTTTGAAGAAGAATTGAAGCAAGTAGTATTAGACAATCTTATAGTTGAAAATGTAATATTACAGGATGCAGAGAAGCAAAAGATTACAGTGAAAGACAAAGAAGTTGATGAGGCTATAGATCAGTTCATTGTGTCAGTAGGTGGAAAAGAAAAATTAAAAGAGTTTCTTAAACAAAACAGTATGACTGAAGATTATATGGAAAAAAGAATGAGAACTGAAATGATTATAGATAAATACAGAAATCATTTCTTTGAATCCATTATTTCTGATGAAGATGTTAAGAAACAATATGAAGAAAATAAGGATTCCTATGTTTCTATTAGAGCTAGTCACATATTGGTAAAAACGGAAAAGGAAGCTAATGATATATTAAAAAGGATAAATAGTGGAGAATCCTTCGAAGAGCTTACAAAATTATCTACTGAACCTGGTGCAGAGGCAAGGAAAGGAGATTTAGGTTATTTTACTAAAGGTAAAATGGTTCCTGAATTTGAAAAAGCTGTTTTTGAGTTAAAACCAGGTGAAATAAGCGATGTAGTAAAGACAGAATTTGGATATCACATAATAAAGCTAACTGATATAAAGGATTCATTTGAAGAAGTTAAGGACAATGTGCTAGCTGATCTACAAAATAAGGAATCTGCTAAATTTGATCAAAAAGTTAAAGAGTTAAGAGATAATGCAAAGATAGAGATTCTTATGAATACTGAAGTCCCAAAAAGTGACGAAGAAAATAAAGCCCAGGACAGTGATCAGGATAAAGGGCAAGATAATACAGAAAATGAATAA
- the spoVT gene encoding stage V sporulation protein T, with amino-acid sequence MKATGIVRRIDDLGRVVIPKEIRRTLRIREGDPLEIFTDREGEVILKKYSPIGELNEFATEFAESLYENIGHTSVICDRDTIVAISGGSKKEYLDKRVSPELEKIMESRETYLATGTSKPIRLASDELNPEKYLNQIIAPIVTQGDPIGAVVLVTKEPNVKMGDVEIKLAETAAAFLSKQMEQ; translated from the coding sequence GTGAAAGCTACTGGAATCGTAAGAAGGATTGATGACCTAGGTAGAGTAGTAATACCTAAAGAAATTAGAAGAACACTTAGGATAAGAGAAGGTGATCCTTTAGAAATATTTACTGACAGAGAAGGAGAGGTAATATTAAAAAAATATTCTCCTATTGGTGAGTTAAATGAATTTGCAACTGAATTCGCTGAGTCATTATATGAAAATATAGGTCATACTTCAGTGATATGTGATAGGGATACAATCGTTGCTATTTCAGGAGGATCTAAAAAAGAGTACTTAGATAAAAGAGTAAGTCCTGAACTAGAGAAAATTATGGAAAGCAGAGAGACCTATTTAGCTACGGGCACAAGTAAACCAATTAGGTTGGCCTCAGATGAGTTAAACCCAGAAAAATATCTCAACCAAATTATTGCACCTATTGTAACACAAGGAGATCCAATTGGAGCAGTAGTACTTGTAACAAAGGAACCAAATGTGAAAATGGGAGACGTTGAAATTAAGCTTGCCGAAACTGCAGCAGCATTTTTGTCAAAGCAAATGGAGCAATAG
- a CDS encoding polysaccharide biosynthesis protein, whose protein sequence is MARDNFLKGAAILGLAGLIVKILGAFYRIPLSNMIGPEGMGYYQTAYPLYVLLVAVSTSGFPTAIAKIVSEKRALHDYRGAHRVFRISFMGFLAAGIITSLFVYFTAGYIVEAVGNSKAYYSLIAMTPALFFVPIMSAFRGYFQGRQSMTPTAISQFIEQLFRVSIGLFLAYQLVGIGLPQAAGGASFGASAGAIAGTIIIVIIYIKEKGKIIEEVKSSAASEQESVSKIVKDILIIAVPITIGASILPIISTIDTFLIMRRLQEIGFTQKEATALYGQLTGNAQTLINLPQVLSMAIAVSLVPAISSAFARKDFSEIRSTTKSGIRVTLLIGLPCAFGLFILSTPIIDLLYYNYSLAEKQSTGAILQILAISLIFLTLIQSLTAILQGLGKIMIPVKNLAIGAIVKTIFTYILTGIPSINVKGAAISTIMAYLVAAILNFIEVKKYTKVQFRFIDIALKPIISTLIMTAIVWVSYRYTSGILGSKISTVLSIGIGGIAYVIALLLSGALTSEDFELLPKGEKLAKKLKSKRLLKS, encoded by the coding sequence ATGGCTAGAGATAATTTTTTAAAAGGAGCTGCTATACTGGGGCTGGCAGGTCTAATAGTAAAGATACTAGGAGCTTTTTATAGAATTCCCCTTTCAAACATGATAGGACCAGAGGGAATGGGGTACTATCAAACTGCATACCCACTTTACGTATTACTGGTGGCAGTATCCACATCAGGGTTTCCTACTGCTATTGCCAAAATAGTTTCTGAAAAAAGAGCACTGCATGATTATAGAGGAGCCCATAGAGTATTTAGAATATCATTCATGGGTTTTTTAGCTGCTGGTATAATTACATCCTTGTTTGTATATTTTACGGCTGGATATATTGTAGAGGCAGTTGGAAATAGCAAAGCCTATTATTCTCTCATTGCTATGACACCAGCACTATTTTTTGTGCCGATCATGTCTGCTTTTAGGGGATATTTTCAAGGTAGGCAGTCCATGACACCTACTGCTATATCTCAGTTCATTGAGCAGCTGTTTCGTGTTTCTATAGGCTTATTTCTAGCCTATCAGTTAGTGGGGATTGGACTTCCACAAGCAGCAGGAGGAGCATCCTTTGGAGCCTCCGCAGGAGCTATTGCAGGTACCATTATTATAGTTATTATATATATAAAGGAAAAAGGCAAAATAATAGAAGAGGTTAAGAGTAGCGCTGCTTCTGAGCAGGAAAGTGTAAGTAAAATTGTAAAAGATATTCTAATTATAGCTGTGCCTATTACTATTGGTGCTTCAATTTTACCTATAATTAGTACTATAGATACTTTTCTTATTATGAGAAGGCTACAAGAAATAGGTTTTACCCAAAAAGAAGCCACGGCTTTATATGGACAACTTACGGGAAATGCGCAAACTTTAATTAATCTTCCTCAAGTACTGTCTATGGCTATAGCAGTGAGCTTAGTGCCAGCAATATCTAGTGCATTTGCAAGAAAAGATTTTAGTGAAATTAGAAGTACAACTAAGTCAGGAATTAGGGTAACTCTCCTTATTGGACTTCCTTGTGCATTTGGTTTATTTATATTATCTACACCTATTATTGATCTTTTATACTATAACTATAGTTTAGCTGAAAAACAAAGCACAGGAGCCATACTTCAAATTTTAGCTATAAGTCTTATATTTTTGACATTGATTCAATCTCTTACAGCTATACTTCAAGGATTGGGAAAAATAATGATACCTGTTAAGAATTTAGCTATAGGAGCTATAGTTAAGACCATATTTACTTATATACTTACAGGTATACCTTCTATTAATGTAAAGGGTGCAGCTATTAGTACAATAATGGCTTATTTGGTTGCTGCAATACTTAATTTTATTGAAGTTAAAAAATATACTAAGGTTCAGTTCAGGTTTATAGATATAGCCTTAAAACCTATAATATCAACTCTTATAATGACGGCCATTGTTTGGGTTAGCTACAGATATACTTCTGGAATACTAGGAAGCAAGATTTCAACTGTACTTTCTATTGGTATTGGCGGAATTGCCTATGTCATAGCCTTGCTTCTAAGCGGTGCCTTAACATCAGAGGACTTTGAGCTTTTACCTAAGGGAGAAAAGCTGGCTAAGAAATTAAAATCTAAAAGACTTTTAAAAAGCTAG